The Cicer arietinum cultivar CDC Frontier isolate Library 1 chromosome 1, Cicar.CDCFrontier_v2.0, whole genome shotgun sequence genome contains the following window.
catgcatccatcatcttcattagataaagatgaaaatggacaatcaatatctgaaaaagaatatagaggtatgataggatctttactttatttaactgcaagtagacCTGACATTATTTTCGCAGTAGGATTATTTGCTAGATTTCAATCCTCGCCAAAAGAATCTCATTTAACAGCagtcaaatgaatttttcaCTATCTCGTAGGTACTACtgatcttggtctttggtatggcaaaggttctcattttgattttgtagcttacTGCGATGCTGACTATGCTGGTGATAAGatggaaagaaaaagcacaagtggtgcatgtCAGTTCCTAGGGGAAGCATTAATAAGCTGGTCATGTAGAAAGCAAAATACAATTGCTCTATCAActactgaagctgaatatgtctcagctGCAAACTGTTGCTCTCAAGTATTNNNNNNNNNNNNNNNNNNNNNNNNNNNNNNNNNNNNNNNNNNNNNNNNNNNNNNNNNNNNNNNNNNNNNNNNNNNNNNNNNNNNNNNNNNNNNNNNNNNNNNNNNNNNNNNNNNNNNNNNNNNNNNNNNNNNNNNNNNNNNNNNNNNNNNNNNNNNNNNNNNNNNNNNNNNNNNNNNNNNNNNNNNNNNNNNNNNNNNNNNNNNNNNNNNNNNNNNNNNNNNNNNNNNNNNNNNNNNNNNNNNNNNNNNNNNNNNNNNNNNNNNNNNNNNNNNNNNNNNNNNNATTTCCATCATTCACACATCTATCTTCCCAAGACCACTTATGTCCCACACTATCTGcccaaaacatttcaaaaatgtCTCCTGCATTTCTCTCACCTCAAAAAACTGCCTCTTCTTCTCTCTTTGGAATAAGCCAATTCTTGGCTTTTCCTGATTTAGATACCATTGGTCCCTCTATTCCTCATCCACATCACTCAGCTTCCACATCTGTTCCTCCAATCAACACCACCTTTGCTACTTTATCTACCTTCTGTACATCTGCTGCTCCCTCTAACAGTACTCCCATGGATACTCAACAACGTCCCTCAAAAAAGACAAAACTGGACAAGGAGTCATCACGGGCTTACAAGAATATTCCCAAAATTTTTTATGCTCTACAAACTATCATTGCGCGCCAGGCCCATCAAGATAAGGAACATGCAATTTTGCGTGACTGGATGGCAAATCAGCTTGCCCCAAAGCTTGGTCTTGAACCACCTATGTTGAATCCTCCTCCAGCATTTCCAGCCATCCCTCAATCTTCCTTGTCTCCGTCCTCTGAAGGGTCTTCCCCGTCTCTGTCATTTTAAGTCATGCTTTAGCTTGATTCTCCTAAACCTTTTTgttgtgacaaagggggagaaattaccttagattttaaatattaatctgcctataattaattgtatttttttgtttttgaaccaAATTGTAATGATCAACAGATCCTCTTTTTTNNNNNNNNNNNNNNNNNNNNNNNNNNNNNNNNNNNNNNNNNNNNNNNNNNNNNNNNNNNNNNNNNNNNNNNNNNNNNNNNNNNNNNNNNNNNNNNNNNNNNNNNNNNNNNNNNNNNNNNNNNNNNNNNNNNNNNNNNNNNNNNNNNNNNNNNNNNNNNNNNNNNNNNNNNNNNNNNNNNNNNNNNNNNNNNNNNNNNNNNNNNNNNNNNNNNNNNNNNNNNNNNNNNNNNNNNNNNNNNNNNNNNNNNNNNNNNNNNNNNNNNNNNNNNNNNNNNNNNNNNNNNNNNNNNNNNNNNNNNNNNNNNNNNNNNNNNNNNNNNNNNNNNNNNNNNNNNNNNNNNNNNNNNNNNNNNNNNNNNNNNNNNNNNNNNNNNNNNNNNNNNNNNNNNNNNNNNNNNNNNNNNNNNNNNNNNNNNNNNNNNNNNNNNNNNNNNNNNNNNNNNNNNNNNNNNNNNNNNNNNNNNNNNNNNNNNNNNNNNNNNNNNNNNNNNNNNNNNNNNNNNNNNNNNNNNNNNNNNNNNNNNNNNNNNNNNNNNNNNNNNNNNNNNNNNNNNNNNNNNNNNNNNNNNNNNNNNNNNNNNNNNNNNNNNNNNNNNNNNNNNNNNNNNNNNNNNNNNNNNNNNNNNNNNNNNNNNNNNNNNNNNNNNNNNNNNNNNNNNNNNNNNNNNNNNNNNNNNNNNNNNNNNNNNNNNNNNNNNNNNNNNNNNNNNNNNNNNNNNNNNNNNNNNNNNNNNNNNNNNNNNNNNNNNNNNNNNNNNNNNNNNNNNNNNNNNNNNNNNNNNNNNNNNNNNNNNNNNNNNNNNNNNNNNNNNNNNNNNNNNNNNNNNNNNNNNNNNNNNNNNNNNNNNNNNNNNNNNNNNNNNNNNNNNNNNNNNNNNNNNNNNNNNNNNNNNNNNNNNNNNNNNNNNNNNNNNNNNNNNNNNNNNNNNNNNNNNNNNNNNNNNNNNNNNNNNNNNNNNNNNNNNNNNNNNNNNNNNNNNNNNNNNNNNNNNNNNNNNNNNNNNNNNNNNNNNNNNNNNNNNNNNNNNNNNNNNNNNNNNNNNNNNNNNNNNNNNNNNNNNNNNNNNNNNNNNNNNNNNNNNNNNNNNNNNNNNNNNNNNNNNNNNNNNNNNNNNNNNNNNNNNNNNNNNNNNNNNNNNNNNNNNNNNNNNNNNNNNNNNNNNNNNNNNNNNNNNNNNNNNNNNNNNNNNNNNNNNNNNNNNNNNNNNNNNNNNNNNNNNNNNNNNNNNNNNNNNNNNNNNNNNNNNNNNNNNNNNNNNNNNNNNNNNNNNTGTTAAAACCTTTCCAAATCAGTAAGGTAGAAagaagaaatcctttctagatagaagggtaggaattgtgtaaagatcaaagATTGATCTGTGATAAAAGTGTAACCACCAAGAACAATCTTTACTTTGAGCACATAGTGGAAATCTCActcttgtgaggactggacgtaacccgtgtttgggtgaaccaggataaaatatCTGTgtaatctctctatctctatccttgtttattttatgctaaaacaaatcatattttgataaaattgattttactgttttgaaacaaaccaagattgatctttaacaaaaccaagatcaatcttcattactgccaagatcaatcttgggttgaaatcttatttttaaaaacagaattttttaaaaagggacaattataattcaaaccccccttccttataattgatatttctacttcaGTTTAGACTATGAAtaatgatttgttttaattatgtcCTTAATATAAAGtaaccaaaattatatttttataaaaccaGATTGTTTTTTGATAAACCATAATGATTATttgataaactagaatgatcctttgataaaccaaaatgatctttttataaactaaaatgatcatttgataaTCGAGAGTGATCTCTATATCAATCTCCAATTTAATTAAATCGTGATGATCTTTATATCAATCTCCAATTTATTTCATGGTGAGATCgttgattgttgtatgaatgtatttgatacctatcttggaataaatcactcaaaaatacaagttaaataGTAACATCATAATTAGagattaattaacttgtttgtttatcttcaaaatacttaatttgagattttgccTCAACACCCTCCACAAACTGCGGATTGGTATTTACAAATGGTTCATAGTACTTTTGTGACTTTGATTCGCGTGGGTTCTCATTCAATTCATCCCCttcaagaatttttttcaaacacaaaaAAGATGGAGACATGTAGAAGGAAGATGAACAGAACAagtgaaagaaaattaaaaaaaaaaaaaaaaagaagcaaaCCAGTACCAGACCTATGtggaaaataataaaagtaaatataaaatatgtatagCTAGCTGTCAAAAGCATATTGTTATAAAACAACTTtcaagtttttagaattaactACTTTGGAGGATTTTGGTATGAAAATTCCaaacattaattgatttaaatacaAACTtcaagtttttagaattaactACCTTGGAGGATTTTGGTATGAAAATTCCAAacatttaactatttaaatacAAACTCCtttaaaaaaagagagaaaaaaattatacacaCTTTATTATCTGTTCACattgatttataaataatgaacatttaaaaaccaaaatgatttACAAATATttcgtttttaattaataattttatagtatataatatttagtctttaattaaataaaaaagaaattatcactgataaaataaaaacattagtaacatattaatatattaactatAACTCTCACAAATTTAAACTTATCGATTATATATGCTCCCAATATACTTAATTCTTTTTAAGTAACAAACCGTATATCCTAACTCGTACTACATATTAAAGCCAATTGCAAATCATGTAATTTTGATGTCAATTGTGATTATTCTAGATGTTGGACTTTGTGATTGCGTGTTAATATAATTCTTGCACTTAGGGTTATTGGTTTAGCCTAAAGGGGCTTTTGTTCAAGGAATTGAAATTAGGGTTGGACTTTGTGATTCTAAGAAATTAGGGTTCTCGGTTTAGCCTAAAGGAGCTTTTGCTCAAGGAATCGAGATTAGTCTAGTATGTGAATTTTAACTTCAATTGCATAACTTAGCttgtattgaattttttattttttattttttgattgtaTTGAGTTTACGTTTGATTGTATAAAACGAGGAAATTAAAAAGGGAATTGATCCTTCGTTTATATCGCTTCTtgctttctttaattttatttgctCAACAAATCAAACATGCTTCTTATTCATCAAATAGATATTTGGCACCTAACCGAttttattacttgcaacgaaaATAACAATCAAGGTAAAAACCTCAGTTCTGGCAAAACAATATTCCCAAAAGCAATAATCtcactataaaattttgaaacataacGTAGTCTAATCATAAGCTACATAAGATCCACTCAAACTTTATTATTGGtctaagaaaagaaaaaatggaaaaaagtaAATTGAGAAGTATAGCCACATGCATAAAAAGTCATTCCTCAAAGATCAAGAATCTACTTTGCGGAACCATTAGGCAATGCAACAGGTTTTTCCTCAGCAGATGGGTTATACTCATCCCAAACTTCAATCCAAGTGACCATAGCATCTGCAAGCTTGTTGAAGTACTCATCAATCGATCCAAGTTTTGCCTTAACTTGCCTTGACAGTTCAATGTAGCATTTCTGAGCAGTTGTGCAGTCCTTTGGAAGAGAAACAGATTGGAAAAATGGGATCAGTTCTTCCTGCCAGTAAATTCCTTTGTACTCTTTCTTGAGGTTGACAAATGGGTTGCTTGCTTTGCTGTGCCAGATGTAAGGCAAACCTGTTTTCACTCCCAATCCCAAATGGTCACTTATCACCTACATCATCAATATAAAGGGCTCCAGTCAACACAAAGTCAAACACAATATATAACATGAGAATTGCAAGCAACACACTACGTTATGTTACTCTATTTCAaagctttttcttttcttggtCGAAACTCGAGTGAGTCCTACTTATTTATGTGAGACTCGTCAGGGACGGCCTAGGTCTATTTAACGACGAGTTATACAACAACTTAATAGACATTTAGAATACCTTCACGCACCAGCCAGCCCACATATCGTCGTAGCGACCAATAGGTTGGCCTTCACCCATGAGTCCAAAGTACAATGCAGGACCAATCAATTCACGGTTGAATGCCAAATTCATACCACACATGGGAAACAGGGTTCCCTTTGGTATTGTCAAAACAGCATCCACATACCTGAGAAATCAAACACAGAGCTTATGAAACATTTTGTTCTGACACATAAACCAAACACGACAATGACTGACAcagacatttaaaaaaaaagtaatcacATGCATCAATGTCATATCGGTATTGTACATCAGACACCTTTAAACATGAAATATCAGTGCTACATTGAAACCAATACCTAGTGTTTCTTTCGAGAGGCTTGACAAGCTGAGTTGGAGCATCATAATCAGGAATGTTGAGCCATAGGCCATGAGAAACAGCAGTTGGGACACCTTCACGAAGACTGAATGGATATCCACGGACAAAATCTGTACCTTCTCTATATGGATCATAGAGAGTGTTGAAGAAAAATGGGGTTGATGGAGTCAGCAGGTTCTGAATGTGTTGCTGCAGGGCATCAATTTCTTTGCCAGATGGATCTTTTGCAACCTGAAAAATGAGacacaaaacaaaaacacaaatgTAAGGAAGGATCTAGAAGCAAAAACAAAACCTGTTCCTATGATGTAAACAAAGACATCATTAAACAGTGACAGCTAGCATAATAAAAGAACACGTCCTATCAGATTTCAAATTATAATGAATCTAATGACTGAACAACCAACATGTTTTCAATTCAATGTACATATACTAAAAACAGAACAGATAATGTATATTAGGACAGATCTTAAAGGACAGATCTTACAGAGAATTCCAGCACATCTCTAATgtaattatacaattttttttcattttgcatATCCCTAATGTCTAAAAAATAGACCAAGGGAACAACATAGATCATGTCAAATTCTAGCACATCAAATATAGTGAATAACAGATTTAGCTCCAAGGAGAGAGACAATTCAGTCCttaaaatgaacaaaatttcaaaacaattccagaaaattaaacatcattgaTCATTTAGCATTTTTGGTTCGGTCAATTTAGCTCAGTGTTTTAAGACTCAGCTCGGACCAGCTGGTTGAACCGGTCTGACCAGGAACCGGCCTCCAATCCGAGCTAATCTTTAGATTGGAGATGCAGTCAACTTGGCATGAACCGGTTTGACTCAGTCCGATTTTTAAGAAAACGGATAAATCTGACAATTAGTcgttaaaattaacaaaatttaaaaaaaaaataactataaaaccaaacattttttaaacaaataaaatcaaacatcttTGGTCACATCAATCCTTAATGTGATGAAAattctcaattttaaaatttgttaattcTATTGACCAAAGTAtcttttacaatttcaaaaactaaattgaTGATCCATCATACCACATGTTGTAAGTCAAAAATAAGAAGACTAGAAGAGTTACAAGGCTaaccatattatttttttaaaaaagagataatttactaaataaaagaaatagaatTGAGATCTAGAAGACTTACAAAGCAATCATCATCAATGGTAAAGATGTACTTCTTTTTTGAGACAACGAAACCAAAGCAACGACAAGCAGAGTCTTTGAAAGAAATACAAGAAGCCTTAGGACCCAAAATGCGGTTAATATCATTACGGTTATAAAGCTCATAGTCAAATCCTTCAGGAACCTTAATGACCTTAGAAGGGTCACCATCCTGTATGATGATTAGATGGTATGGTTGGAAGAATGGTCTCCACATTTCCAAGAAATCAAGGTTCCTTATTGTTGGAATCACGATGTCGAGTTCATCTTTCAGAATTGGTGTTGATGATGACATggttagagagagagagagagaaagacaAGGTTTGTTGTTGTTCCTCCTCGGGTTGGACGAGGATGGAATggaatgtgtgtttgtgtttgtgttgGGAGGGTTTGAGGGGTTTTTGTATTTGAAAATTGTTGGGACTTGGTACGTGCCAGTTGTGTTGATGCGTGTGAGTGCGTGTGAGTGAAGGAGATCTACGTAGCACATTAAATTACTAATtaagtcaaaaataaaaaggagcTTTTCTTCTAAAAACAACAAACGGAGGTAATGGGAAAATTCTCTTGTTTGACTTcgatataatttttaagaaaatattaattacgtggatttttaaaataaaataaatttaatttattaaaatatttatgttagtaGTAATTAATGAagttgtaattaaattaaaatacaataaaaaaaatatattatttaaaaaaaaatagtaaatattcTTTTGACTCAAAAGTAATAAATACTATAGTGTATTGTATAAggacaattaattttaaaaagaaacttCTAAATTAAATACTTACTCAGACGAAGAAAGTAGTGGAGACGGAGGGAgtattttaactttatttttacaaatataaattaaattactctcattgatatcaattataaataaaaataaaattttaatgtattattttatcTCTTTATATGTCAATATAAGTTTTGTAATATGCAACTAAAAAACAACGGTCGAATGCTGCATTCTAATTAAACATCCATGTAAAAGAAATTACACTAACAATTAATCTCCACTAACAATTAATCTCCTGTTTTAATATTTCTAAACTAAATGATCATAATATCCTAATAAGttagattaaatttatttaaagtaaaaatatcataatatcCAACTTAAGTCGAGAGTTAAGTTGTTTAAGGTAAAAAAAAGATCAGAATATACTAATTAAGATGATAGTTGAGTtatttaaggttttttttttttactgaactAGACCAATATCATTTTCATTTAGGTAAAATAAAACcactttcaaacttttttttattttattttaattttgaccaAAATACCACACtttgattgaaaaaataatatataaatgtccTATTTTTTAATCCCAGTTGTTGATTGCAATCTGGGGATGCAACGATgtgaaacatttttattttcatcctTAATAAAAAGAGGTCGCATCCCGGAGATGCGACCATCTACtactatataatttatttatatttttgtctttttttaattttgttaattattatttaataaattataaataattaaaatatttaaaaattcaaaaaactattaataaaataaaatacattaataaataataataataataattttaattttaataatattataaattttaataacaataataatagtagtaataataataataaagtaaattatattaataaaataaaattaattaaattaaaccaataaaacacattaaattaaagaaaaaatacaaaaaattgaaggaaaaaaatacatcaaatttatattttattattattattatttgcattaatttttatttattagataacaaaaataggaggaagttgttataataatatgCCAAAAGAgaaggaagttgttataataatttatcaaaacaaAGAGGAGGAAATTGTTATAATAACGTGTTAAAACAAATAACATGTCGTGATATTTTGACGATAAAATAACAttgtattttcttaacaacttcctcttgtttaattgtattttttttctctaatataatgtgttttattttattttattaatagtaatttgatttttttaattatttttaatttattaaataattaattactcaattgttaacaaaataatattaagtgtTAATTTACCAGcaaaatagaattaagttgtcaaaataatataacatgttatttattttcgTACTCAAACACGTtaactttgatattttgtttgattttattataaaaattttatattttttaaatatttttattattatttttaattatattaacaatatttaattattattatttaatttttttatgggcAAAATGTTAAGAacacattttttgttttgacatattattataacaacttcctcgTGTTATAACAACTTactcttattttgttttgtcacattattataacaactacgtcctatttttttttatctaataaataaaaattaataaaaatagtaataataataaaatatgtattttttttctttaatttaaggtggtttgtttgttcaatttaattaatataattcactttattattattattattattaaaatttataatattattaaaattattattattatttattaatgtattttattttattaatatttttttgaatttttaaatattttaattatttataatttattaaataataattaacaaaattaataaaatgacaaaaaat
Protein-coding sequences here:
- the LOC101512249 gene encoding UDP-arabinopyranose mutase 3-like; this translates as MSSSTPILKDELDIVIPTIRNLDFLEMWRPFFQPYHLIIIQDGDPSKVIKVPEGFDYELYNRNDINRILGPKASCISFKDSACRCFGFVVSKKKYIFTIDDDCFVAKDPSGKEIDALQQHIQNLLTPSTPFFFNTLYDPYREGTDFVRGYPFSLREGVPTAVSHGLWLNIPDYDAPTQLVKPLERNTRYVDAVLTIPKGTLFPMCGMNLAFNRELIGPALYFGLMGEGQPIGRYDDMWAGWCVKVISDHLGLGVKTGLPYIWHSKASNPFVNLKKEYKGIYWQEELIPFFQSVSLPKDCTTAQKCYIELSRQVKAKLGSIDEYFNKLADAMVTWIEVWDEYNPSAEEKPVALPNGSAK